A window of Kribbella voronezhensis genomic DNA:
TGCGGCGCGGGCCGGGTTGCCGCTGATCGCCTACCAGCGGGACAACGCGATCTACACGCCCGAGACCGTCGCTGCCCTGGCCGCTGTTCCGGAGGTCATCGGGTTCAAGGACGGCCTCGGCGACCTGGACCTGCTCCAGCGCATCATGACCATCGCACCGGATCTCACCTATTTCAACGGACTCCCGACGGCCGAGGTCACCGCCCGGTCGTACGCGGCGATCGGCGTACGGGCGTATTCGTCGGCCGTGCACTGCTTCGCGCCGGAGATCGCGCATGCGTACGAGGGCGGTCTGGATGCGTTGCTCCCCGAGTTCTTTCTGCCCCTGGTCAAGCTGCGGGACAAGGGCGCCGGGTACGCCGTCTCGCTGGTCAAGGCGGCCGTCCGGCGCCGGTTCACCGACGTCGGATCCGTCCGCTCCCCGCTCACCGACCCACTGCCCGAACACCTGGAGGAACTGGACCAACTCCTGGACCAGGGCCTGACGATGGTACGGAAGGCGGCCGTCGCATGAAGCTCACCGACATCGTCATCACGCCGATCGCCATGAAGGACCCGCCGCTCCGCAACATCCAGGGCATCCACCAGCCCTACGCGCTGCGCTCGATCCTGCAGGTGCACACCGACGTCGGACTGACCGGACTGGGTGAGACGTACGGCGATCTGGCGATCCTCACCGCGTTGCGCAAGGTCGCGCCGCGACTGCGAGGACTCGACCCGTACGACCTGAACGGTCTCGAGCGGATCATCGACGAAACGCTCGGCCGCGCGGCCGGTCTCGCCACGCACGGCCTGGTCGGCGAGGCGAGTGACGAGAAGACGCTCGCCACTGTGCTGTCCGCCTTCGAAGTCGCCTGTTGGGACCTGCAGGGCAAGGCACTCGGTCGCCCGATGGTCGAACTGCTCGGCGGCAAGGTCCGCGACGCTGTCGCGTACAGCGGCTACCTGTTCTTCAAGCCGGCCGCGCACACCCCGTTGCCGGACTACCCGACCGATGACTGGGGTGAGGCGATGGATGCCGAGGGCATCGTTGCGCAGGCCCGGCGGATGGTCGACGGCTACGGCTTCAAGTCCCTCAAGCTCAAGGGTGGCGTGTTGCCTCCGGACGACGAGGCGGACGCGATCCTCGCCCTCAGGCAAGCCTTTCCGGACCATCCGCTGCGGCTGGATCCCAATGCGGGCTGGACTGTCGACACCAGCATCGCGGTCGGCAGGAAGCTCGACGGCGTGCTCGAGTACCTGGAGGATCCGACCGGCGGTATCGACGGGATGGCCGCGGTCGCCCGGGAAGTTTCGATGCCGTTGGCAACCAACATGTGCGTGACCGCCTTCAGTCACCTCAAGCCCGCAGTACTGGCCGATGCGGTCCAGGTGGTGCTGTCGGACCACCATTTCTGGGGCGGTCTGCGCCGGTCGCGCGACCTGGCCGCGATCTGCCGGACCTTCGGCATCGGGCTCTCCATGCACTCGAATTCGCATCTCGGCATCAGCCTGGCCGCGATGACCCACTTGGCCGGCGCGACTCCTGAGCTCACCTACGACTGCGACACGCATTACCCGTACTTGGTGGAGGACGTAGTACAGCCTGGCGCACTCGAGTTCGTCGATGGTGCGGTGGCTGTGCCGGACGGGCCTGGTCTCGGGGTGGAGCTGGACCTGGATTCGCTGGCGCGGCTCGCGGAGCAGTACGAGAAGTGCGGGTTCGACACCCGCGACGACATCACTCCGATGCGAGCCGTTCAGCCGGACTGGGATGCGGTGATCCCGCGATGGTGACGCACGGTCCGTTCGCCCCCAGCTGGGACCTGTCGGCGACCCGGCTGCGGCACAGCGCTGAAGCGTGCTGAGGGGCGGGCCGCCGCCATCCGGGCATGGATGGCGGCGGGCGCCGGGCGTTACTTGCGGTGTTTGCCGCCGGACTCGTCCTCGACGTCGATCTGCTCCTTGCGGACCGTGTCGCTGATCTGTTGTTCCTCGCGGACCTTCTCGGTCTCCAGGCCGACGCGTTCGACGGCGACGGTCTCCTTCGCGACGACCGGACGTTCCTCGTGCAGGACGACCTCGCGGTCCTCCTCGGCGATCTTGCCGCCGCGATCCGTGCCCTCGGCGACCGGCTCGCGGGTCACGTGGACCTCTTCGTGGCTGACCGGCACGGTGATCTGCTGTTCCTCGGTCACCACGTGCTTGCGCAGCCGGACGCGACCGGTCTCGACGGTTTCCGTGCCGGCCCGCAGCCGCTCCTCGGACCGAACCATCGACTCCTGCCCGGCGAGATCCTGATCGACCTCGCCACGCATGCCCTTACCCTGCATAGCGGCGTCCTGGCCGGCCATTCGGCCGTCGGCGTTCTGCGCGTTGCGGCCGGTCTGGTCGCGGCCCGGCATCGCCGCGGGCAGGCTGTAGTGCCGGTACAGCTCGGCCGCCTCGGCCTCCGACAGGTGCCCCTGATCGTCGATCCGCGGTGCGTCCTTGATCAGGTCCTTCGGCGCGCCGACGTGCAGGCCGTCCTGCTCGGTGTGCGCTCCGGTCAACGGGACAAAGGATTCCTTCGTCCCGAACAGCCCCGTCCGTACCGTCACCCACTCGGGCATCCCCGACAGATCCGAGGCGTAGAGGTTCGCCACCGTGCCGACCTTGTGGCCCTCGACATCGTAAACATCCTTGCCGATGGCCTGTTCCAGCTCCTGCGCGGTACTCATCAGTGCTCACATCCCCGTTCTGATTGTCGTCAGCAACTGTCTCTCCCGCCGAGTACCCGCAGTGACAGTCGACAAACAACCAGTGATCAGAGCAGTTTCGCGCTCAGCCGGTGCAGATCCACCCCGAACGGGCGATCCGCCTCGATCGGCGGCACGACAGCTGCGACCGAATCGAGAAACGCCTGCAATACAAGCGAAACAGGCCGCTTCGCCAGCGCAGTGGCTTGGAAGACAGCCAGCACTTCGCACGCCAGCACCTCACGCGCGAGCCGCACGGCGGCGGCCAATCCGCCCGCCGCCTCCCAGCTGAAAGACTGAACATCTTCCTGTCCGTTGGACGTCTCGACCGAACCGATTGCCGATGGCAACGAGAGCCGCCGCATCGCATGCACCAGCGCAACAGCCTTCTTGTGTACTGCGACCAGCCCCGCCTGTGGACCTGGCTCGTGAGCCAACTGGGCCGGCAGACCGGTCACCGCGGGATCGAGCAACCGATGAACCCGGGCAGCCGACACCTCCGCCGCATGAGTGAGCGCCGCCACCAGCTGATCGCAGTGCGCGGCGAGATCGATTCCGTGGAAGCCCGCCGTCCCGACGAACTCACCGTCGAGGAATGCCGGCGAGTCCGTCACTCCGGCAAAAGCCCGCTCGACCGCGTCGGCCAGGCGTCTGACGGATCGCTCGACGTTGGCGATCACCTGCCCTGCTACCCGGAACGACACCGGCGCTTGCAATGAGCGCGGTTCGTCTTCCGGCCCGGCGAGCTCCAGCAATCTGGTCAGTTCGGCGGTCAGCACGTCGTCTCCCCTTCCACACAAGGGGTTGTACGGATCGCGGCTGGCGCCGATGACGGCAATCCCTGCAGCGGCAGCGAAGCGCTGCTGCTCAAGCAGCTTCGCCGCCTGAGAGAGCTGTAACCACGCCCGTCCGGTAGCTCCCGGAATCCCTGCCAGCAGAGCGATTCCCTCCTTCGGACCCAGCTGGAACGAGGTCGGCGGAGCTGCAACCGCGTCTCCGCCACCGAGCACCGATCCAATCCCCACCAGCGGTCCGAACGCGTGTGCCAGCGGGATGATCTCCCCTGCCGAACCAGCGCCCTCGACAGGGATCGCGGGAACGACACCACTGTTGAGGAGTTCAACCAGTTGAAGGCACAGTTCGGCGGACACACCCGCGTCGCCGGTGAGAAAGGTACGCAAGCGAGCAACGACAACGGCTCGTGCTTCGTCGACCGGCAGCCAAGGCGGACCGCCGACTGCCCTGGCCAGCAAGAGATTCCGCTGGTGCACCGCCTGTTCCGGCTCACTCAGCCGAACCTTGCTCATGGCCCCCATCCCGGTGTTGACCCCGTAGACGGGATCTCCGGCGCGCAAGGCCGACAGCACGGCGTACCGGGTGGTGTTGAGGCGGTCGATCAGGTTGCGGGTGAGCTCGATCGGCGCGCGGTCCAGGGTCAGGTCCTCGGGTTGGTCGATCAGCATGTCAGTGGAACCTGAGCATCGTGCCGACGTCCGCCGTCTCGGCACGACGCAGGATCAGGTGGGCGATCGCCACGTCCAGCAAGGCGAGTCCGCGATGCCAGAAGAGGTTGCGCTCGGCATCGTTCTCCCGGCCGGGCTTGTGTCCCGCCACGATCTGCCCGAGTTCGGCGTACAGGGTGTCCGGTGAGAGCCGGCCGGTGTCGACGTGACGGCGCAGTGCCCCGAACCGGCCGGACTGCGCCTCACGCCAGTCGTCCACGACAACCTTGTCCATCACGTCGAGCAGGTCCAGCTCGACAGCGCTGACCGTGCCGTACGGGACTACGAAGGCGCCCGGCTTCACCGCAGCCGTTCGCAGCAAGGGCTCGGGCTCGGTCAGCCGCGTGGCCTCGACGATCACGTCGGCGCCGTCGAAGGCCTCCTCGGCGGTGGCGACCACCCGGACCGGCGTGGACAGTTCGGCGGACAACTCCGCCGCGAACTTCTCCCGCGACTCCGGCCGCCGCGACGTCACCCGGATCTCGTCGAGGTCGAACAGATCGTCGAGCATGGTGACGTTCCACCACGCCGTACCGCGGGATCCCGCGTGGCCGAGGATCTTGCTGTCCCGGCGGGCCAGCCGGCGCGCGCCGACCGTGGTCATCGCGCCCGTCCGCGCGGCCGTGATCATCGTGGCGTCGAGCACTGCCAGCGGGATGCCGGTGGTCGGATCGAACAGGGTGGCCATCGCCAGCTCGCTCGGAAGCCCGACTTTGTAGTTGGGGACGAAGTCGCCGACGACCTTCACTCCGCTGATGCCGTGATCGCCGAGCCGGTTGAGATGGCCGCGCAGCACGTTGAAGTGCCCGATACCGCCGTTGTCCGGCTGCAGGTGGACCCGCGGCTCGAAGCTCGTCTCCCCCTCGCCGTGATCGCGGACGGCCGCCTCCACCGCGTCGACGATCTCCGTGCGGGTCAGGCCGAGCGAGTCGATCTCCGGCCCGGACAGGAACCTCAACCAAATGCCCTCAGCCATCAGCCCTCCGCGCTAGTCGTCTCCCAGCATCGTGCCAGCAGCGACTTTCGTCTCTCCCAGGGCCTTGCGTGCCGACTTCGGTATCGGGCTTCGGCGGAACCGCTGATCGGAGCTTCTCGCGCTGTTACGTTCGCCGGACAGACGAGGAGGCACCAGCCATGAGCACGGACACGGCGACAGTGATCGGGCACTCGACGTCCGACAAGGCGGTGCTGTTCGGTGGGCTGCCGCTGGCCGGGGCGGCGTTCGGATTCTTCCTGCCGCTGATCGCCGACTGGGCCGCCGGGCAGAAGTGGGTCCCCTTCCGGCGTCCGCTCGAGCTGATCGCGTCTTGGGACAGCTGGTGGGCCGTGATCGCTTGCACGGCGGCAGGGCTGATCGCGGGGGTCGTGCTCGCCGGGATGGCGTTGGAGGACACCCTCAGGGTGACGATCACCAACAGCGGGATCGAGTTCTTGAAGAACCAGCGGACGGTGCGCGTACGGCGTGAGCAGGTAGCCGTGGTGTTTCTGGACGGCCGGGAGATCGTCGTGCAGGACACCTCGTCGCGGGAGCTCGCGCGCGAACGGCATGACCAATTGAAGTCCGCTGCGCAGCAGATCCCGGCTGCGTTTCGCGGGCACGGGTATCCGTGGTCGGAGGCGGGCGATCCACATGGGGACAAGTTCCGGCGCTGGGTGGAGGACGATCCCGAGTTGCCGCCGACGGTCAACGCCGTACTGCGGGCTCGATCGAAGGCGTTCGGTCAGGGCGACAAAGGCAAAGCCGATCTGCGCGAACTCCGCGACGAACTCGGCAAGCTGGGTTACGTCGTACGGGACAACAACAAGTCCCAGTACTGGCGGGCCGTCGCCTGAACTAGACAGCCGGCAAAGGCTCGCGGGTCAGTAAGGGGAGTTTGGCGGCGGTGGCTTCGTCGGAGGGGGAATAGGTGACTATGTGCGGGCTGGCGGAGTTGGGTTCGAGCCAGAGGTTGCTGGCGAGCATGTGGAGGTCGCCGACTTCGGGGTGGTGGTAGTGCTTGCGGGCGGTGGTCGGCGCCATCACCTCGTGCCGGTCCCAGAGTTCACGGAACTCGGCGGATTCCGCCTGCAGTCTGTTCAGCAGCGCCTTCCAGGCCGGCTCGCCCAGGTTGGCGGTCATCGACGCGCGGAACTTCGCCGTCATCAGCCGCAGCGTCAGGTCGAGATCGTTCATCGTCGCCCGCACCTGCTCGTGGGTGAACGCCAGCCAGATCATGTTGCGGTCCTCGTCCGGCACCGCGTCGAGATCGCAGAACAGCCGCCCGAAGCTGCGGTTGTAGGCGAGCAGGTCGAAGCGGGCGTTCTGCACGCTGGACGGGAACGGGTCGAGCTGGGCGATCATCAGCCGGACCGCCTCGCTGACCGGGCTGTAACTGTTCGCCGGGGTCGGATCGATGGATCCCGCCAGGCTGAACAGGTGGTTGCGCTCGGACCGGTCCAGCCGCAACGTCCGGGCGATCGCGTCGAGCACCTCGGCCGAGACCTGGATGTCGCGCGCCTGCTCGAGCCAGGTGTACCAGGTCACCCCGATGGCGGCCAGCTGCGCGACCTCCTCACGCCGCAGCCCCGGCGTACGGCGTCTGCGGCCGGCCGGCAGGCCGACGTCCTCAGGGGTGAGCCGCTCCCGCCGGCTGCGCAGGAAGCTTGCCAACTCGTCCCGCCGCGGGCTGTCGGTTGCGTCCATGACACCAGAATGGCACCGCCCTCAAACCGGTACCAGGTGCAATTTGTACCAGGATAAGGAGACTCTGGTACCAGGCTGAGCATCATCTCAGGGTGGTACGCATGACCACACAGCTGGAAGTGACCACCCGGCCCGCGGCCGCGGCCACCGGGCACCTGAGCGGGCTCGGTCTGCTGGCCTTGCTGCTGTCCGGGGCGCTGCCGATCCTCGACTTCTTCATCGTCAACGTGGCGCTCCCCGCGATCGACGCCGATCTCGACGCCGGCCCGGCGCTGCTCGAACTCGTCATCGCCGGCTACGGCGTCGCGTACGCCGTCCTGCTGGTCGTCGGCGGCCGGCTCGGGGACGCCCTCGGCCGGCGACGCATGCTGCTGATCGCCTTGACCGCCTTCATCCTGACCTCGCTGGCCTGCGGACTCGCGACGACCGCACTGCTGCTCGTCGTCGCCCGAATCGCCCAAGGCGCCTCCGCCGCACTCCTCAACCCGCAGGTCCTCGCGACCATCCAGACCGCCACCACCGCGGACCGACGGAACCGGGCCGTCGGCCTGTACGGCGCGGTCGCCGGCGTGGCGATGGTGATCGGCCAGGTTCTCGGTGGCTTGCTGGTCGCCGCCGACTTCGCGGGCTTCGGCTGGCGCACGGTCTTCCTGGTGAATGTGCCGATCGGCCTGGCGACCCTGCTGCTGGCTTCCCGGACGGTGCCGGCCACCCGCGCGGCCAAGCCGGCTCCGATCGACCGGGCGGGAACGATCTTGCTCAGCTTGTTGCTGATCCTGCTGCTCATCCCGTTGAGCGAAGGCCGTGCGGCCGGCTGGCCGATCTGGTCCTGGCTCAGTCTGGCCGCGGTGCCTGCGGCGGCGTACGCGCTGTTGCGGGTTGAACGCGCGAAGGAGCTCCGCGGGGTCCTTCCGCTCTTGCCCACCAGGCTGCTCAGCGTCCCCGCGGTACGGACCGGGCTGGTGCTGATCGTGCCGTTCTCGATCGGGTTCGGTGGGTTCATGTTCGTCTTCGCGATCGCGTTGCAGCAGGGGCTTCACCTCGGACCCGTCGAGGCCGGGGTCGCGTTGGCGCCGTTGGCCGTCTGCCATCTGACTGCCTCGCTGGTCGGCCCGCGCTTGGTCAACCGCTTCGGCACCCGGGTCCTGGTCGGCGGCGGGCTCACACAGATCGTGGGACTCGCGGTACTGGCGGCCGTCGTACTGCGGGAGTGGGAGCACCTGACACCGCTCATGCTCCTGCCGGGGATGGCGCTGTGCGGCTTCGGCACCGGCTCTCAGATCCCGGTGATGTTCCGGGTCGTGCTGTCCGGCGTACCGGCTGAGTTCGCCGGTGTCGGAAGCGGTCTGATGGTGACGATCCAGCAGGCGTCGCTCGCGGTCGGGGCCGCGCTGATCGGCACGGTGTTCCTGTCGCTGACCGGTCCCCTGCACGGATCCGGTGGCGCGCTGGCCGGAACCATCGCCGCGATCGCCGTCCTCATCGGCCTGACCGCGACGCTGGCGACCCGGGCCGAACTCGCCGGTTGATGCGGGACTTTGAGTGGGTGGGGAGGATGGAAGAGTGATCACGGTTGAGCAGGCGAGGCGGTTGCGCAAGGCCGGGGCGCTCTGGGTGCCGAGCGCCGGGGACCGGTTCGTGGTACCCGACCGGGAGATGGACGACGACGTGTTCGTGGTCAGCGACATGACCGTCGAGGTGCACGACTATCCCGGCGGCAAGGTGATCGGCTTCAACGGGACCACCGAATGGGCACTGGACAGCATCGAGCAGCGCGAGGTGATCTGGTTGCCGCGCGAGGAACAGCTGCGCGCGTTGCTCGGTGCGCGGTTCCGGCGGCTGGAGGCGGTCCCGGAGGGTTTTGCGGTGGTCACCGCCGACGGCACCTACGTCTCCCCCGATGCCGAGCAGGCGTACGCCGAGGCTCTCCTCGACCTGCTGGACGGCTGAAGGCTCCGATTCGACGGACCCGGGTCAGCGGATCAGGGCCTCGCGCAACTCGGCGGCACGGTGCGCGACCCGCTCCCGGGAACCAGCGGCGAACCGGTGCAACTGGGTGTCGAGGATCGCGGCGGCCTGCAGGTGCGTGACGTCGAGGAGCTCGCGCAACCGCAGTACGGCGACCTCCCGGTCGGGCGCGTCCGCGATCGCCTCGAGCACCTCGGTACGCCGGTCGAAGGCGCGCAGCAGGCCCTCGTAGATCTCCAACTGCGTGTACGCCGACCGGTCGGGCTCGATCGTTCCCGGGTGCACGCTTCGATCGTCCCCCTTCGAAGCGCTGTGGTCGAGAGACGCACCGCGAACGACCTGCCGCCACAACGCCGGTACTACGGGCCGGCGTGACCGGGTGGAACCACGGGTGATCATCGGGGCATAGGTCGTCATCGGTTTGCGCTCCTCGTTGTCATCTGGCGGGTGCGGTCTCGGTCAGGGTCCTGCTCGGCGGCCACCGGGATCAGCCGGCCTCGGCGGCGCCGCTGACCTGCAGCGCCGGGCAGTGCTTGCCCGGTGTGGTGAGCGCCTCGAAATGCCAGGGCTCGTTGTCGTAGCGGCGGCACAACCCGTACCGCCAGCCGTTCTTCTCCAGCCACGTCATCGCGCTCCGCGGGCCGATGTCGACGGCCTTGCCCTTCACGTGCGCGGACTTGTCCGGCGGCAGCACCCAGCGGATCGCTTCGCGGTACGAGCCGTACTTCGCGATCGCTGCCTTCAGCAACTGGTTCTGCTTCGCGACGCTGCGCCGGGCGGAGGTGATGCTGATGGTGATCCCGTCCGCCTTGGCGGCAGCCGTCGCCTTGCGCAGACGCGACCTCATCCTCGGGGTCAGCCCGAGATCGCTCTCCTCGGCGTACACCGGCCTGGTCGTCTTCACCGGTTCCGTCGGATCCGCGGTGGGCTTGGTCTTCGGAGGGTTGGTGGGCGTCTTCGTCGGCTCGCTCGCCGGCGGCAGGGTGGCACTGGTCTCGATCGCCGGCGGTTTGTTGCCGGCAGCACCTGAACCGGCGACGACCGGCTGCTTGTCGGCGGCCGAGTCCCCGTCGAGCAGGTCGCCCAGCCGGCCGTGCCAGATCACGAGTGACCCGATCACGAGGCCGGCCACGACCAGACCCGTCACGGACAGCAACCGGGTTCGCGCCTGGTTCGTCCGGCGCGGCGGCAGCTCGTTGGTCATGGGGTACAGCCTCTCGGTTCAGCACGGTCGATACATCGGCCCCAGGGACCGTCCTCAGCAGCCGGAAGTGGGACCTGGGTATGGGGTCGGACGCCCGGGCTCCTCCGAAAGTTGGAGTCGGCAGCCGTCCGGGCGCAGGAACCGCAGGCCGGCGCGCGCGACTACTCTGAGCAAGTAAGAGCGTCGAGTGAGCCGTCGAGAGGCATCCGGGTGTTGAACTTCTGGCGACGGTTACCGTCCGTGCAGCAGGACCTGCTGCTCGCGACGGTCATCGGCGTCGGGTGGTTCTTCGGGCTCGCCCTGATCAACGGCAGCGGGTTACGGCCGGCCAACCCGAGTGTCTCCGTGGTCGCCGGGATCTTCCTGGTGTTCACCGTGGCCCTGGTCCGGCGATTCCCCCGGGTCACCCTGGTGGTCGTCTCGGTGCTGTATCCGCTCTTCTACGCGGCGGCCGAGACCGGGCTCGCCGAGCAGATCGGGCTGGACATCTTCCGGGCCCCGGCGATCAGCGACGCGGCTCTGCAGTCCGAGCTGCATCTCGTCCCCTTGCTGGTGGTCGGCTACCTGGCCGCGTCGAGCGGCGTCCGCCGATTCACCACCTTGTTCTTCACGATGGGCAGTCTGTTCGCGTTGATGATCTGCCTGCCCGCGGTCGTCGCCATCGTGCTGAGCAACCGGCCGGACATCACCCGGTACGGCCCGCGGTACCAGAAACTTCCGACCGACATCTCCAGTCTCTACAGCTACATCGACGTGTCGCTGTTCGTCTTCGCCGAAGCCTTGATCTGCGGCATGGTGCTGCTCGGCGCCAACGCGCTGCGCCGCCGCAAGACGATGCTGGTCCTCGAGCAGCGCAACGCCGCGCTGGTCCGGCTCCGGGCGATCGAGGCCGAGCGAGCCGCGGCCGCCGAGCGGACCCGGATCGCCCGCGACCTGCACGATGTCGTCTCGCACCACATGAGCGCGGTGGTGATCCGCGCCCAGGCCGCCGACCGGGTGGCGGACCGCAACCCCGAGGCGCTGCGCGAGGCGGTCCGCTGGATCATTGCCAGCGGCAAGGAAGCGCTGACCGCGATGCGGGAGACCGTCCGAGTGCTGAACACCGCGACGTCCAGCAGCGGCGCCGAGACCGCCCCGGTTCCGGACCTGTCGGACGTCACGCGGATGGGTGAGCGGCTGAAGGCGGTCGGTGTCGAGGTGACGATGGACCTGCCGAGCCGCACCCAACTGGCCTCGGCCACCGACCTGACCGCAGTACGGATCATTCAGGAGGCGCTCACCAACGTGATGGTGCATGCCAAGGCCACGGCGGCGCAGGTCAGCTGGCAGAGCGGGCCGCAGGGTGACCTCCTGACCATCGACGACAACGGCACCGGCGGACCGCCGCCGGCGAACGCGCTGGAGACCGCCCGGCGGAACGAGAGCGGGCGGGGCAACGGATTGATCGGAATGCGCGAACGAGCGAACGCGGTCGGTGGCACCCTCGCCCTGGCCGCCGGACCACTGGGTGGATGGAGAGTGCAGGCATGGTTGCCGCCGCAGAGGTGAGCGAACAGATCCGGGTCCTGGTCGCCGACGACCAGGGCGTGATCCGGATGGGGCTGGCGATGATCCTGGATCACGAGCCGGACCTCACCACGGTCGCGCAGGCCGGCGACGGCGAGGAGGCGCTCCGGCTGATCGAGCAGTACGACCCCGACGTCGTGCTGATGGACATCCGGATGCCGGTGATGGACGGGCTGGTCGCCACCGAACGGATCACCCGGGCGAGCAAGGAGTCCGGCCGCAACCGGCCCGCTGTCCTGGTGCTGACGACTTTCGACGACGAGGCGTACGTGCTGAGCGCCGTACGGGCCGGGGCTTCCGGGTTCCTGTTGAAGGACACCGATCCGGACCTGCTGGTCTCCGCAGTACGGGCCGTGCATCGAGGTGACTCACTGGTCGACCCGGCGTCGACGCGGGTACTGCTGGAGCGTTGTGTCGAACTCGAGCGCCGGGTCGGCGGCGACGAGCCCGCACCGGCGGCGGCCCCGGACGCGCGATGGGCCGGGGCATTGGGGCAGTTGAGCGACCGCGAACGGGAGATCCTCGTCTGGATGGCCCGCGGCCTGTCGAACCGCGACCTGGCCGCGAAGCTGTTCGTGAGCGAGACGACGGTGAAAACCCACGTCAGCAACGTGCTCTCGAAGCTCGGCCTGTCCAGCCGGGTCCAGGCCGTCGTCGTCGCCTACGAAGCCGGCGTGGTCCGCCCCGGCGAAGCCGAGGTCAACTGGGACGCCTAGGTCAACGCGTAGACGGCCCCCACGGCCACGGCGATGATCAGCCCAACAGCCAACAACTGAACACGAATCGACGCCTGACGGCGCTGCGGCAAGAAGTCCCCGGTCATACCCCCAGCGTCCCTCGCGAAACCGTCCCACCCATCCTCCCCAGGAACGGTTCGGGCCTCATCCCTAGGAATGACAACTTCGTTGCCCAGAGCCCCTGTACGTCGAGCCCGCATCACGCCTCCTACGTCGGCCGCTCGACCCACCCACCCCCAACCGCCGGCTGCAGCTCGCTACCTGCCGCCGAACCGCACGCTGCGGAGCTGCACTGGGTCCATCAGTCCCCTGGCATTTGTCTGCTGGAGCACAAGTTGGTGCAACCGGCTGTCAGTTCCGCGGAGGTCTCGGTCAAGGACGTGCGAAATCAGCTGAGAGCCGGTGACTTCAGATGCGGATGGGCTGGGTTGATACGTGCGGCAGGAGGCGAGCTGCAGGTACGGCGAGCCGCGACGGAGGAGCGGCGGGGTGGGGCGGGTGGGTCGAGCGCCGACGCAGGAGGCGCGAAGCGGATCGTCGTACGGGTCACTCGCCGAAGTACTCGGCCGCTACTTTCTTGGGGACGCACAGGCGCCAGGCGTCGAGGATCAGTTCGCGGAGTTCGGTTCGGTCGATCGCGGCGAGGTTGACCTCGATCCACTGGTAGCGCTCGTCGGACTTGCTGGGTGGGAGGAACTTGTCCGGGTACGCCGCGATCGCGGCCGCCCGTTCCTCCTTCGGGAAACCGATGCCCATCTGCTTCTCGTCCCGCGACAGCGCGAGGTACACGATCTGCCCGACGCGGAACTTGATCCGGTCCCGGACCAGGACCTCGTAGCTGCGCGGCAACCCTTCGGTGACCGCCCGGATGTCAGCCAGCTCGACCATGTCCGCGACCCTACTTCTCAACCCTGACAACGGCTGTCAGTGTTCACAGATTTCCCACGTCCACTACACAGAGCGATCGATTCAGCACGTCGACACGCCTGTGATCTCGGCCTCGCGCGTACGCATAGGTTTTCGGGGAGCCGGGAGGGACGCCGTACGGTGGGCGGATGTCTGAGACAGCGGTGGTGAGTGCGGTGGAGGGGGCCGAGGTGGTGTTCCGCCTCGCGGACCCCGAGCACGCGCTGCACGGGGTGCGGCTCTGGGAGGAGTTGGGGATCGCCGCTGAGCTGCT
This region includes:
- a CDS encoding helix-turn-helix transcriptional regulator, with protein sequence MDATDSPRRDELASFLRSRRERLTPEDVGLPAGRRRRTPGLRREEVAQLAAIGVTWYTWLEQARDIQVSAEVLDAIARTLRLDRSERNHLFSLAGSIDPTPANSYSPVSEAVRLMIAQLDPFPSSVQNARFDLLAYNRSFGRLFCDLDAVPDEDRNMIWLAFTHEQVRATMNDLDLTLRLMTAKFRASMTANLGEPAWKALLNRLQAESAEFRELWDRHEVMAPTTARKHYHHPEVGDLHMLASNLWLEPNSASPHIVTYSPSDEATAAKLPLLTREPLPAV
- a CDS encoding pilus assembly protein CpaE; amino-acid sequence: MITVEQARRLRKAGALWVPSAGDRFVVPDREMDDDVFVVSDMTVEVHDYPGGKVIGFNGTTEWALDSIEQREVIWLPREEQLRALLGARFRRLEAVPEGFAVVTADGTYVSPDAEQAYAEALLDLLDG
- a CDS encoding MmcQ/YjbR family DNA-binding protein, coding for MVELADIRAVTEGLPRSYEVLVRDRIKFRVGQIVYLALSRDEKQMGIGFPKEERAAAIAAYPDKFLPPSKSDERYQWIEVNLAAIDRTELRELILDAWRLCVPKKVAAEYFGE
- a CDS encoding M15 family metallopeptidase; translated protein: MTNELPPRRTNQARTRLLSVTGLVVAGLVIGSLVIWHGRLGDLLDGDSAADKQPVVAGSGAAGNKPPAIETSATLPPASEPTKTPTNPPKTKPTADPTEPVKTTRPVYAEESDLGLTPRMRSRLRKATAAAKADGITISITSARRSVAKQNQLLKAAIAKYGSYREAIRWVLPPDKSAHVKGKAVDIGPRSAMTWLEKNGWRYGLCRRYDNEPWHFEALTTPGKHCPALQVSGAAEAG
- a CDS encoding response regulator, which encodes MSEQIRVLVADDQGVIRMGLAMILDHEPDLTTVAQAGDGEEALRLIEQYDPDVVLMDIRMPVMDGLVATERITRASKESGRNRPAVLVLTTFDDEAYVLSAVRAGASGFLLKDTDPDLLVSAVRAVHRGDSLVDPASTRVLLERCVELERRVGGDEPAPAAAPDARWAGALGQLSDREREILVWMARGLSNRDLAAKLFVSETTVKTHVSNVLSKLGLSSRVQAVVVAYEAGVVRPGEAEVNWDA
- a CDS encoding MFS transporter, yielding MTTQLEVTTRPAAAATGHLSGLGLLALLLSGALPILDFFIVNVALPAIDADLDAGPALLELVIAGYGVAYAVLLVVGGRLGDALGRRRMLLIALTAFILTSLACGLATTALLLVVARIAQGASAALLNPQVLATIQTATTADRRNRAVGLYGAVAGVAMVIGQVLGGLLVAADFAGFGWRTVFLVNVPIGLATLLLASRTVPATRAAKPAPIDRAGTILLSLLLILLLIPLSEGRAAGWPIWSWLSLAAVPAAAYALLRVERAKELRGVLPLLPTRLLSVPAVRTGLVLIVPFSIGFGGFMFVFAIALQQGLHLGPVEAGVALAPLAVCHLTASLVGPRLVNRFGTRVLVGGGLTQIVGLAVLAAVVLREWEHLTPLMLLPGMALCGFGTGSQIPVMFRVVLSGVPAEFAGVGSGLMVTIQQASLAVGAALIGTVFLSLTGPLHGSGGALAGTIAAIAVLIGLTATLATRAELAG
- a CDS encoding sensor histidine kinase, with amino-acid sequence MQQDLLLATVIGVGWFFGLALINGSGLRPANPSVSVVAGIFLVFTVALVRRFPRVTLVVVSVLYPLFYAAAETGLAEQIGLDIFRAPAISDAALQSELHLVPLLVVGYLAASSGVRRFTTLFFTMGSLFALMICLPAVVAIVLSNRPDITRYGPRYQKLPTDISSLYSYIDVSLFVFAEALICGMVLLGANALRRRKTMLVLEQRNAALVRLRAIEAERAAAAERTRIARDLHDVVSHHMSAVVIRAQAADRVADRNPEALREAVRWIIASGKEALTAMRETVRVLNTATSSSGAETAPVPDLSDVTRMGERLKAVGVEVTMDLPSRTQLASATDLTAVRIIQEALTNVMVHAKATAAQVSWQSGPQGDLLTIDDNGTGGPPPANALETARRNESGRGNGLIGMRERANAVGGTLALAAGPLGGWRVQAWLPPQR